The region GTGAAGTTTTTTCACGCTGCCGAAAGAGAGTACGTGATGACTACATTACACGTGCGGCTTGAAAAAGTTCAACAATTTATATGCGAGACTTTTATTTAATTGTTTTAGTAATTATCGGCAATCTCTTTTGCCAACGTTCCGATCTCTTCTTTTGTCATTTCTACAACCGGCGTAAATTTGATGCCGTGTATTTCTCCGTGATGTTGAGGAAGAATATGAATATGAGCGTGTGGTACCGCCTCACCCATCGTGATAAAGCTAATATAGTCGGATCCGACTGCCTGCTGTATCTTCATTCCGATCTTTTTGGCCGTTTGCCAATAGCCGGCGAAATCAGGAACATCATACACCCATCGGTAATGTTCTTTCGGGATGACCAGAACATGCCCTTTTACTCGGGGGAAAACGTCCATAAAAGCCAGATAGGATTCATCTTCATACACCTTGTAAGACGGTATCTCCCCCTGTACGATTTTGCAAAAAATACAGTCTTCCATATAAGTCCCCATCATACTATACTGGACATATATTGACAATCTCTATGAGATCTGTATGATAGTGTATGAGCATCCTCATTATTAATTTATTCAATTACTTCTATGAATATCAGAATCCCGGCCGATGTACCGGAATCAGCAAAAGAAGCATTCGCCAACAATTATAAAACCATGACTCATGAGACGGGGCGTCTCATGCTTTTTGCTGGTGATCAGAAAATCGAACATCTCAATGATGATTTTTACGGAGAAGGTATTCCTCCTGAGGACAACAATCCTGAACATCTTTTCAAAATCGCCAGCCAGGCAAAAATCGGAGTATTTGCCGTACAACTCGGTCTTGCCGCCCGTTACGGTCATGATTATCCCGATCTTCCATATCTCATCAAAGTAAACTCAAAAACGCATCTCGTTAAGACAAATCAATCAGATCCGATCAGCTCTGCTTTATATGATATTGAGCAAATTGTCGAATTCAAGAAAAACAGCGGACTGAATATTCTCGGAATCGGATACACTATTTACCTCGGAAGCGATTATGAAGGCCAAATGCTGACCGAAGCAGCTCAGGCAATTTATGAAGCACATCAGCACGGACTTCTTTCTGTCATCTGGTGCTATCCGCGAGGGAAAGCGGTCCCCGATGAAACCGATCCGCATCTTATTGCCGGTGCTGCAGGAACAGTCGGATGTCTCGGCGCTGACTTTGTCAAAGTCAATGCTCCGAAAAAAGACGGCAAATCTGATCCGGCATTGTTGAAAGAAGCAACTGTTGCAGCCGGACGCACACAGGTTGTCTGCGCAGGAGGATCATCAAAGGGCGCAGAAGATTTCCTCAAGCAGCTGCATGATCAGATTCATATCGGCGGTACATCAGGAAATGCAACGGGACGTAATATTCACCAGAAGCCTCTTGATGAAGCCGTCAGATTTACCAATGCCATCTACGCGATTACCGTCGAAGATAAAAGCGTAGAAGAAGCCATGAAAATTTATAAAGGCTAATCGCATTATTATTTTTTACCGTAATTATGTCAAAGATAAAAGTCGGAATAAACGGGTTCGGACGAATCGGTCGGGCCTTCGCACGTATTGCCGCAATGCGCGATACATTTGAAGTTGTGCATATCAACACAAGAAAAACCCCTAATGAAATGCTTGCGTATCTGCTGAAATATGACTCGGTATATCGGACATTTGACAAAACGGTAAAAGCAACAGATGACGGTATTGAAATTGACGGAAGAAAAATCACAACCTCACAGTCTCCTGATCCTTCAGAGATTCCGTGGGAAGCGGCAGGTGTCGAAGTAGTAGTTGATGCAACAGGCGCTTTCACAACAACCGAAAAACTGAAACCTCATCTGAGAGGAACCGTCAAAAAAGTCGTGTTGTCCGCACCGGCAAAAGATGATGAGACGTTTCATGTAGTGCTCGGGGTCAACGAAGTTGACCACTCAAAAGAAATTATTTCCAATGCTTCCTGTACTACCAATTGTGCAGCGCCTCTCTTTAAGGTTCTCCATGATTCATTCGGAGTTTTGAGAGCACATCTGACCACCGCCCATGCCTATACACAGTCACAAAGCCTCATGGATGATGCAGGAAAAAATGAAGAACGGTCACGGGCTGCAGCTCTCAATATCATCCCGTCTTCAACGGGAGCCGCAAAAGCAGTCGGAAGAGTCATTCCGGAATTGAAAGGAAAAATGGACGGCATAGCCCTTCGTGTACCTGTTCCGACAGGATCTTTTACCGATATCTCAGCGGTTCTTGAGAAAGAAACTACAGCGGATGAAATCAATGAGGTTTTCAGAAAAGCGTCAGAACAGGAGCTTAAAGGAATTTTGGGATACACTGAAGATGTGATTGTTTCGTCAGACATCATCGGATCCACATTCTCATGTATTTTTGATCCTCACTATACAAAAGTCATTGACGGGACATTCGTCAAAATTTACGGCTGGTACGACAATGAGTGGGGTTACTCAACCAGACTGGTCGATCTGGTCGAAGCCGTTAGCAGTTCCATGCAATCATAATTCCCGGTACGTTTGTAGGGACATATACTTATGTCAGACATCCAATACATTGACGGCGTTGAAATCAAAGACAAACGAGTTCTGCTTCGAGTCGATTTCAATGTCAGTCTCAACCCGAATTATCTGACCATTGCCGATGATGCACGTATCAGACAGGCTATCCCCACAATTCAGTATCTTCTGAAAAACGGGAACAAATTGATTCTCGTATCCCATCTCGGGCGTCCCAAAGGCAAACCCGATCCGAAATACTCGATGAAGATTGTCTGCAATCAGCTCCATGAGTATCTCCCGGACAATCACATTACACTCATCAATGATTTTATTACCGAGCCTTCTTCCACCTTTAAACATCAGCAGAAAGATGAACTTTTTGTACTGGAAAACAGCCGGTTTTATCCCGGAGAAAAAGAGAATGATCCTGAATTTGCAAAGAAAATGGCATCTCTTGCTGAAGTGTTTGTGAATGATGCATTCGGTGTCAGTCATCGGGAAGATGCCTCCGTTGTGGGAGTTACCAAATTCCTCCCTTCATACGGCGGACTCCTTCTTAAGCGCGAGATTGAGATGCTTTCCAAAGCCTTGCACAAACCGGAAAAACCGTTTGTAGCCGCGATCGGGGGAGCAAAAATCGAGACAAAAATCAATGTTCTTGACCGCATGATGGAGCTTGCGGATCATCTTATCATTGGCGGTGCGCTCGCAAATACATTTCTTTTTGCGCAGGGCATCGATGTCGGGACAAGCCTTGTTGAAAAAGACAAAAAAGATCTTGCACAAAAACTTCTGTTTAAAGCGGCTCAAAACGATACATCTGTTATACTACCTTCGGATTGTGTAGTCGGATTACCGGACGAACTGGAGATTGGAGGGATGGTATGCAAAGTGACTGAAGTGCCGAAAGACAAGCAAATTCTGGATATCGGTCCCGAGACCAAAGCCAGAATCGGTACCATCATTGCGAAAGCAAAAACAATCGTCTGGAACGGACCGGTGGGATATTTTGAGAATATTCATTTCAGACAGGGTACTGATTTCATGTACTATGCAATCACCAACAATCCTGATGCGGTATCAATAGTAGGCGGCGGGGATACCCTGACTGCCATTTCAAAAAAAGAATATCTCGACAAAATCACTCATATTTCAACCGGCGGCGGCGCGATGCTTGAGTTTATCGAAAAAGGAACACTGCCCGGGATTGAAGCCCTGAAAAAATAGCTTGTAGGAAGTAGGCAGTAGGCCGTAAAAATGTACTCATTGCTACGGAATACAAGATCTCTACAAGCTACTACCTACCGCCTACAACCTAACACAATTATGGACAGAAATCTTGCACTGGAATTTGTACGAGTTACGGAAGCGGCAGCAATTGAAGCCGCACGATGGATCGGAAAAGGAGATAAAAAAAGTGCTGATGGTGCGGCAGTTGAAGCTATGAGATCACGG is a window of Candidatus Roizmanbacteria bacterium DNA encoding:
- a CDS encoding HIT domain-containing protein: MMGTYMEDCIFCKIVQGEIPSYKVYEDESYLAFMDVFPRVKGHVLVIPKEHYRWVYDVPDFAGYWQTAKKIGMKIQQAVGSDYISFITMGEAVPHAHIHILPQHHGEIHGIKFTPVVEMTKEEIGTLAKEIADNY
- a CDS encoding aldolase, with translation MNIRIPADVPESAKEAFANNYKTMTHETGRLMLFAGDQKIEHLNDDFYGEGIPPEDNNPEHLFKIASQAKIGVFAVQLGLAARYGHDYPDLPYLIKVNSKTHLVKTNQSDPISSALYDIEQIVEFKKNSGLNILGIGYTIYLGSDYEGQMLTEAAQAIYEAHQHGLLSVIWCYPRGKAVPDETDPHLIAGAAGTVGCLGADFVKVNAPKKDGKSDPALLKEATVAAGRTQVVCAGGSSKGAEDFLKQLHDQIHIGGTSGNATGRNIHQKPLDEAVRFTNAIYAITVEDKSVEEAMKIYKG
- the gap gene encoding type I glyceraldehyde-3-phosphate dehydrogenase, whose product is MSKIKVGINGFGRIGRAFARIAAMRDTFEVVHINTRKTPNEMLAYLLKYDSVYRTFDKTVKATDDGIEIDGRKITTSQSPDPSEIPWEAAGVEVVVDATGAFTTTEKLKPHLRGTVKKVVLSAPAKDDETFHVVLGVNEVDHSKEIISNASCTTNCAAPLFKVLHDSFGVLRAHLTTAHAYTQSQSLMDDAGKNEERSRAAALNIIPSSTGAAKAVGRVIPELKGKMDGIALRVPVPTGSFTDISAVLEKETTADEINEVFRKASEQELKGILGYTEDVIVSSDIIGSTFSCIFDPHYTKVIDGTFVKIYGWYDNEWGYSTRLVDLVEAVSSSMQS
- a CDS encoding phosphoglycerate kinase, whose product is MSDIQYIDGVEIKDKRVLLRVDFNVSLNPNYLTIADDARIRQAIPTIQYLLKNGNKLILVSHLGRPKGKPDPKYSMKIVCNQLHEYLPDNHITLINDFITEPSSTFKHQQKDELFVLENSRFYPGEKENDPEFAKKMASLAEVFVNDAFGVSHREDASVVGVTKFLPSYGGLLLKREIEMLSKALHKPEKPFVAAIGGAKIETKINVLDRMMELADHLIIGGALANTFLFAQGIDVGTSLVEKDKKDLAQKLLFKAAQNDTSVILPSDCVVGLPDELEIGGMVCKVTEVPKDKQILDIGPETKARIGTIIAKAKTIVWNGPVGYFENIHFRQGTDFMYYAITNNPDAVSIVGGGDTLTAISKKEYLDKITHISTGGGAMLEFIEKGTLPGIEALKK